GCTTCGCGGGCAACGGATCAGGACTGACCAATCTGAACGGGGCCAATGTAACCGGAGCGGCGGGTACGGTGGGGCTGGTGGTGCAGGGCGCGAGCGCGCAGACCGCGAACCTGCAGGAGTGGAAAAACAACGGAGGCACGGCGGTGGCCTCGGTTTCCGCCGGCGGCGTGATCAGCGGCGACGGATCGGGAATCAGCAACCTGAGCAGCAGCCAGCTTGTGAACGGCGGCATCAACCGCGAGCAGATCGCGCTGCTGAAGTGGTATCCGGCCTTTCGGAGCGCCAGCTTTGCCGTTGGCAATAGCCCCGAGGGAGTGGCTTTTGACGGGGCCAACATTTGGGTGGCGAACAACAACGGCAACACTGTGAGCAAGCTGCGGGCCTCGGATGGCGCGGTTCTGGGCACCTTTGCCGTCGGCCTCAGCCCCTATGGGGTAGCCTTTGACGGGGCCAACATCTGGGTGGGCGAACCAGAACAGCAACAATGTGACCAAGCTGCGGGCCAGCGATGGCACGCTATTGGGCACCTTTGCCGTGGGCAGCTTTGCCCACGGAGTGGCCTTTGACGGCGCCAACATCTGGGTGGCGAACTACCTCAGCAACACTGTGAGCAAGCTCTGAAAAATAGTTCTCGGTTCTCAGTTCTCAGCGAAAGACTGTCGTTCAGACAAGATCTGCGCAGCCCTCTGCGTTGATCTGCGTTCATCTGCAGGCTAAGCTTTTTGATTTTGCTGCTCCGCGCCTCCGCGGTGAAACCCACTCTAAAACTTCCCACCAAATGCGTTATAGAGCAGCAGAGCATTCAACGCAATGATGACGCCGGTCGTGACATAGGCCAGCAGGTTCGTGATCCGGCTGTTGGCCAGCTCCTGCATGATCCCAACCCGGCGCGTGAGCATGATCAACGGGATAAGCGCGAAGGGCAGCGCAAAACTCAGGACCACCTGCGAGAGCACCAGAATTCTCAGCGGATCGAACCCTAAGCCAATTACCAGCACCGCCGGAATCATGGTGATCAGGCGGCGCAGAAAGATGCTGAACTTGATCTTGAGAAAGCCTTCAATGATCACCTGGCCGGCCATGGTGCCCACGGTGGAGGAAGATAGTCCGGAGAACAACAGTGCAATGGCGAACGCGACCGCCGAAGCCCGGCCCAGCAGTGGCAGCAAGGTCTCGTGGGCCTGCTCGATGGATTCGATCGCGTGGCCGCTGCGCAATGTCACCGCCGCCGCCATGATGATCATGGCCGAGTTAATCAGCCATGCGCCGTTCATGGCGAACAACACGTCAATCAATTCATATTTAACGTGGCGCATACGCTGCAGCCACTGCCCGGTGGGGCAGCGGAACTCGTTTTCGCGCACCCGGTGCTGCACCAGCGCCGAGTGCAGATACACCACGTGGGGCATCACGGTTGCGCCCAGCATGCCCACCGCGATGTAAATACTCTTGGAATCAATTTGCGGAACGATGGTGTGATACCCAATCGCCTTCCAATCGGCCCAGCCCAGGTCAACCAGAAACAGCTCCAGCGCATAACACGCCGCAATTCCAAAAACGAATGCTACGATCACCCGCTCCAGTTTGCGGAAGCCGTAGAGCTCGACTGTGAGAATCAGGAAAACCAGCACGCCCGTGAGGATGGCGGAAAGCAGCATCACGTTCTGCTGGCTCATGCCGTGGGCGAGCAGTTGCGGTCCAAACAGCAGATAGAACCCCAGTGCCGCCCCTAGAAATTCAGCCAGGTCGGTCGCCACTGCGGCCAGCTCGGCGGCGATCCATAAACCCAGGGTCACCGGCCGTGAAAAATGCTCGCGGCAATTTTCCGGCAGCGAGCGTCCGGTGGCGATGCCCAGCTTCGCCGAAAGATACTGAATCAGGATGGCCATTGCGTTCGACCACAACAGCACCCAGAGCAGCTTGTATCCAAAGTGCGTTCCGCCATCAATGTTGGTGGCGAAGTTGCCGGGATCAATGTAGGCCACGCTGGCCACAAACGCCGGACCGAAGTAGGCCCATAGCTCTCCCCGCCGCAGGGAGGGCAGCTTGAGCTTAATGTTCCACCCTTTGCGGGTGGCATCGGTTTCTGGGGTGGTGGACATCATCAGCAGCGGATCGCCAAACTTTACAGTATAGCGGTTGCGAGAATGGTCGGAGAAGGCAGGTTACAGAGAAGAAACCGGCGATTTGAAGGGAATAATTATTGGACTGGTTGGTTTTATCGTTATCTAAGCTGCATTTAACGAAGTTAAAATCCTGCGATTTTCTGGAGACCTCTATGCCTCGGGTCCTTGGTAAGTTGTTACTACTATTGCCTTTATTGTTCGCCATCATTCCCATGCAAGCCCAACAGCCGGTGCAGATGGCCAGCCTGCGTCCTCAGCAGCAACTGCGTTGGCAGCGCACCTCGCCCACTGCACAGCAGCCTGACGGGCCGGTGCTGTATCAACTTCTGCTCAACGCCGGCGGAACTCCGAACAAGCTTGCTCGATTCGACAGCAATCCCCGGCACCTGACCAATTCGCTTCTGACGGATAACGGCAGCACCGTGGCTGTTGGGGGAATGTCCATCAGTAGCTCCGGCATCATCAGCTTTGCGGGTGGGCAGACGTTCGCAGGGACCGGAACAGTGACCAGCGTGAGTGCCGGAGCGGGACTTACTGGCGGGCCTATCACCATCAGCGGCACGCTGAGCCTGGATACAAGCTTTACTAACAATCTCTATCCACGCCTGGCAGGGGCCAACCTTTTCACCACCGGCACCCAGGCCATCCAGACCGGAGCGCCGGGCACGGTGGGGCTGGTGGTGCAGGCAGTGAACGCGCAGACCGCCAACCTGCAGGAGTGGAGAAGCATCATGGCCGTGCCTGTGGCCTCGGTTTCGGCCAGCG
Above is a window of Terriglobales bacterium DNA encoding:
- a CDS encoding Nramp family divalent metal transporter, producing MMSTTPETDATRKGWNIKLKLPSLRRGELWAYFGPAFVASVAYIDPGNFATNIDGGTHFGYKLLWVLLWSNAMAILIQYLSAKLGIATGRSLPENCREHFSRPVTLGLWIAAELAAVATDLAEFLGAALGFYLLFGPQLLAHGMSQQNVMLLSAILTGVLVFLILTVELYGFRKLERVIVAFVFGIAACYALELFLVDLGWADWKAIGYHTIVPQIDSKSIYIAVGMLGATVMPHVVYLHSALVQHRVRENEFRCPTGQWLQRMRHVKYELIDVLFAMNGAWLINSAMIIMAAAVTLRSGHAIESIEQAHETLLPLLGRASAVAFAIALLFSGLSSSTVGTMAGQVIIEGFLKIKFSIFLRRLITMIPAVLVIGLGFDPLRILVLSQVVLSFALPFALIPLIMLTRRVGIMQELANSRITNLLAYVTTGVIIALNALLLYNAFGGKF